The DNA window CAAGACCTCAACAGTGAAGATCGAACCTGATTTGCCTAAAAAGAGACGCTACAAAGTTGCTGCATCATACGATCTCTACCTGCCGGCCGGACTGGAACTCTCTGCCGAGTGCGTCAACGGCGAACTCGATGCCGATTCGTTAACGGCACGCGTGAAACTGGAGACGGTAAATGGTGATATCGACTGCCGGCGCTCCGTGAGTGACGTCGAAGCGAGCACCATCAACGGGACTATTCGATTGAGCGATGTCGGCGGCAAGATCGAAGCGCAGACCATAAACGGCAGCATCTTCATCGGGTGTGGAGCACCCTATCCGAAGGAAATCGACCTTGGCGCTGTGAACGGTGCTCTCGAACTAAGATTGCGCAAGTCCGATACGGCTCAGCCCGATGCTGTTATCACCGCCGATTCGATCAACGGACCCATTACCCTCACCGGCTCGACCAGCGTCCAGAATCTCAAAGCGAAGCGGCACCTCGAGACCACGCTGGGGGAAGGACGCGGGAAATACAGTCTCGACACCATTAACGGAGGCATCCGTATTGTACTTGAAGAGTGATCGGAAAGATCCTGACACCACCAACCGGCGGCTAATATCGTCGTAAGTTTTGGAAAGAGAGGTGATGCTCTGAGATCACCACCTGCAAAATAATCCAAAATTCTACGGAGCATAGATATGAATGTTCGCTTACAACTTTTTCTCATCGCTGCACTGCTTGCATTAGTCCCGCCCCTTTCTGCCGCCATCTTCACATTCAACCTTGACGGACAACAGGCCGGCACCAACTCTGAAGCGACCGGCATCGGCTTCGTCGGCTTCAACGAAGAAGACAACCACCTTGAGATTGTCGTCGAGCACACGTTGGAAAACGCTATAGCGGCTCACATCCATCGCGCCCGCGCGGGTCAGAATGGCGGCGTCGTCTTCCCGTTCGACTCACCTGCCAGCCCCATCCGGGCGACATGGGACAGTATGTCGGCGGCCGATATCGAAGCCCTTCTGGCCGGTGAACTCTATGTTAACATCCACTCCTCGGCTCATGCCGGCGGGGAGATTCGGGGTCAGATCGTCCCCTCGCTGAGCGATTCATTGCCGGGCTACACCTTCACCTTTATGATTCAAGCCTCTCAAGCCAATAGGGGCGAAGGGGTTGAGAGTGATGCTTCTGGCAGCGGTTTCGGGGTCTTGGCGGCGGGAGGCGAGTGGTTCTTTCTCTGGGTGACTCATGACGTCGAGAATGCGACTGCGATGCACGTCCATCAGGCGCCACCCGGCGAAAACGGCGGCGTCGTCCTGCCCTTTCCGAATGCCGACCAGGAGAGCGACGAATTTTTCTTCATGAATGGCGAACTAATCGACGCCCTCTGGGCCGGGAATCTCTACTTCAATATCCACTCCGAGGCTTATGCTGGAGGCGAGATAAGAGGGCAGATCGTCCAGAGCGTCTTCGACTTTGAGCCCGAAGTCACGTTTTCATTTGCTGCAGATGGAAGTCAGGCCAATGCCGGAGCCGGCACCGGCAGCGAAGCGATCGGGAAGTTCCTGACGCTGCTGAATCTCGAACGCAACACCGTGAAGATATTCGGCGAGCACAGCGTCGAGAATGCCACCGTGGCACATATCCACCGCGGCGCCCGGGGCGTCAACGGCGGGGTTGTCTTCCCCTTCCGCTCCGGGGCAAGTCCGATCAAAGAGTCGTGGCGCATCGATAGTGAGAATCTGATCGCTCTGGAAGCCGGCGAACTCTATGTTAACATCCACTCTGGAGCACATGCCGGCGGCGAGATTCGCGGGCAGATCGTTGATGTTGAAGACTTGGATTGGGCCAGTGTGGAGGTCGGGCTTGACGGCAGCCAGGCCAATGCCGGAGCTGGTGTCGAGACTGACGCTATGGGCTTCTTTGAAGTCCATCTCTCCCCCGACGGATCGATGGTCGGTGTTCGAGGTTTTCACGATGTTGACTTCACTACCGCCGCTCACATCCATCGCGGTGCTCCCAACGAGAACGGCCCGCCGATATTCACCCTCGAGAGTGGGTTCGGATCAGTGTTCGACGTCTGGTTCATCGGCGAAGAGGATCTGGCTGATCTTGTGGCAGGGAATCTCTACATTCAGGTCCACTCCCGGACCTTTGCCGGCGGCGAGATTCGCGGCCAGATTCCAGCCTTCGAGTCGGCTCCGCCTGAAGGCAGGATCGGCCTCCTGCCAAATAGGGTCGAACTCGAGACGCCCTATCCAAACCCCTTCAACAGCAGCACAACGATCACGTTTCGGGCTGGTAGTCTAACACCAGCACGTCTGACGGTTCACGACCTCGCCGGTCGGGAAATCGCCCGGCTCTACGATAGGGTTGCCTTCGGTCGCCAGACGGTCGTCTGGAATGCCGATGGTATGCCCTCGGGAACTTATTTCCTGCGGCTGCGGACGCCTTTCGGGGTCCAGAACGCTAAGGTGTTGCTGGTGCGGTAATTCTGTTCGACTACAGACCATCATTCACCGACTCATCATAATGCAAAGGGGCAGGCTCGCAAGAGCCTGCCCCTTTCAAATTACCTTGCCTGCTAACAGAGTTGACTTACCATTTCTTAAACCGCCAGACCGCCCAGAAGCCGACCGCCGAGAGCATCGCCAGCCCAATGATTATCCAGAACGCGTAGGTGAGCGTTGAAAGAGGGATGCGGACGTTCATCGAAAAGGCGCTCACTACCAGCGTCGGCACCATGATGCCGATGGTGATGATGTTGAGCGTCTTCATCAGGACGTTCAAGTTATTGCTGACGATGCTGACCCGGGCGTCCATCAGGTTGGCTAGAATGTTGGTTGCGATCTCGGCCTGCTTTAAACACTGGTCGTTGTCGATAAGGGTGTCTTCGAGGACCTCGATCTCCTCGTCGGTAAAGCCGGCTCGCGTGGCTTGCCGACGCAACCGCTCAAGGACGCCGTGGTTCGAGGTGAGCGCTTCGACATAATAGACGAGGCTCTTCTGCAGTGCAAAGAGATGGATGAGGTGCTGGTTCGAGAGCGCGGCGCTGATCTTATCTTCGAGTTCGTCGGCAATCTTCGATATGATCCGAAGGTGCTCGCGGAAGTG is part of the Calditrichota bacterium genome and encodes:
- a CDS encoding CHRD domain-containing protein; the protein is MNVRLQLFLIAALLALVPPLSAAIFTFNLDGQQAGTNSEATGIGFVGFNEEDNHLEIVVEHTLENAIAAHIHRARAGQNGGVVFPFDSPASPIRATWDSMSAADIEALLAGELYVNIHSSAHAGGEIRGQIVPSLSDSLPGYTFTFMIQASQANRGEGVESDASGSGFGVLAAGGEWFFLWVTHDVENATAMHVHQAPPGENGGVVLPFPNADQESDEFFFMNGELIDALWAGNLYFNIHSEAYAGGEIRGQIVQSVFDFEPEVTFSFAADGSQANAGAGTGSEAIGKFLTLLNLERNTVKIFGEHSVENATVAHIHRGARGVNGGVVFPFRSGASPIKESWRIDSENLIALEAGELYVNIHSGAHAGGEIRGQIVDVEDLDWASVEVGLDGSQANAGAGVETDAMGFFEVHLSPDGSMVGVRGFHDVDFTTAAHIHRGAPNENGPPIFTLESGFGSVFDVWFIGEEDLADLVAGNLYIQVHSRTFAGGEIRGQIPAFESAPPEGRIGLLPNRVELETPYPNPFNSSTTITFRAGSLTPARLTVHDLAGREIARLYDRVAFGRQTVVWNADGMPSGTYFLRLRTPFGVQNAKVLLVR
- a CDS encoding magnesium transporter CorA family protein, giving the protein MIRRYRIIDRRLQPVDEPPFNCIICSTPDDAERHYLTSELHLDEHTLHSALDPDEVSRLEFEPEHTALIYKHPATYIAQDQFLFKVNSVGAFIFRDFLLFLSATELPIPDGLSTGGTITPAGLFLKIINRTITHFREHLRIISKIADELEDKISAALSNQHLIHLFALQKSLVYYVEALTSNHGVLERLRRQATRAGFTDEEIEVLEDTLIDNDQCLKQAEIATNILANLMDARVSIVSNNLNVLMKTLNIITIGIMVPTLVVSAFSMNVRIPLSTLTYAFWIIIGLAMLSAVGFWAVWRFKKW